Proteins from a genomic interval of Pseudodesulfovibrio nedwellii:
- a CDS encoding anthranilate synthase component II, with the protein MFLLIDNFDSFTFNLVQAFQQLGADPVVIRNDRETVLDLAQSGTLERVCLSPGPSNPENAGFCLEFLSRLPKAIPVFGVCLGHQTLGHFAGAPVERAERIMHGKTSQVIHGGQGIFAGLDSPFEVCRYHSLIVPAEKAADTLDVTARTRQGEIMGIQYKDRPWHGVQFHPESILTPDGPKLLQNFLNIQG; encoded by the coding sequence ATGTTTTTGCTGATAGATAATTTCGATTCCTTCACCTTCAATCTGGTACAGGCCTTCCAACAACTTGGAGCCGACCCCGTGGTCATCCGCAACGACCGTGAAACAGTACTGGATCTAGCACAAAGCGGCACGCTTGAACGAGTTTGTCTTTCACCCGGACCAAGCAACCCGGAAAATGCCGGTTTTTGTCTGGAATTCCTCAGCCGACTGCCTAAAGCGATTCCGGTATTCGGCGTATGTCTGGGGCATCAGACCCTTGGGCACTTTGCCGGAGCACCTGTAGAACGCGCCGAACGTATCATGCACGGCAAGACCTCGCAGGTAATCCACGGTGGGCAAGGCATTTTTGCCGGTCTCGACTCACCCTTCGAGGTGTGCAGATACCACTCGCTCATTGTTCCGGCTGAGAAAGCGGCAGACACACTCGATGTCACGGCCCGAACCCGACAGGGCGAAATCATGGGTATCCAGTACAAGGACCGGCCATGGCATGGCGTCCAGTTCCACCCGGAATCCATCCTCACACCGGACGGCCCGAAATTACTCCAGAACTTTCTGAATATACAAGGATAA
- a CDS encoding anthranilate synthase component I family protein yields the protein MEKISLTQHGKWLPADVQTTISLYMGLVGDQPGILLESAEVDGRLGRYSLIAWDYRLMLHPVDGKLVVEVSDDRLAQLKELEGMEYLTGIKKAVKLLSITQETTGGNARDGLPGLTRGLYGYFGYGVAGMFERKLTECCKPADAEACLVLPGQMVLFDHLRHSCCYLSLDKGATPMPAPIQWGADLTAPEVGTPTVHPGKEEYMRGVERCKELIAEGECIQVVLSTRFTVPLPDEPFKIYRRLRQANPSPFMFYMKFPDCSSMGKTCGTTLLGSSPEMMVRSSAGHLEVRPIAGTRWRGETEKEDMRLEKELLADPKERAEHVMLVDLGRNDLGRISKPGTVTVEKFMNVERFSHVMHLTSYVEGELKDGLDGVDVLQSTFPAGTLSGAPKIRAMEIIADLEPQERGPYGGCIGWMGLDDGVISLDTGITIRSMWIRNGICHWQAGAGIVYDSDAESEWNECHNKARVILEVITGKGGTDVFADR from the coding sequence ATGGAAAAGATTTCACTGACGCAGCACGGGAAGTGGCTCCCGGCTGACGTCCAGACCACCATATCCCTCTATATGGGACTGGTGGGAGACCAACCCGGCATTTTGCTGGAATCGGCAGAGGTGGATGGTCGCCTTGGTCGATACAGTTTGATCGCCTGGGACTATCGACTCATGCTCCACCCTGTGGATGGCAAGCTGGTGGTAGAAGTTTCAGACGATAGACTCGCCCAGCTCAAAGAGCTGGAAGGTATGGAGTATCTCACCGGCATTAAAAAGGCCGTGAAACTACTCTCAATCACGCAGGAAACCACCGGTGGCAACGCGCGTGACGGCCTCCCCGGTCTGACTCGCGGTCTGTACGGCTACTTCGGATATGGCGTAGCTGGCATGTTCGAACGCAAGCTGACCGAATGCTGCAAACCAGCCGATGCCGAGGCGTGTTTAGTCCTGCCCGGACAAATGGTCCTTTTCGATCACCTGCGCCACTCCTGCTGCTATCTCAGCCTTGATAAAGGCGCGACCCCCATGCCTGCCCCCATTCAATGGGGCGCGGACCTGACTGCTCCCGAGGTCGGGACACCCACGGTCCATCCCGGTAAGGAAGAATACATGCGCGGCGTAGAGCGGTGCAAGGAACTCATTGCCGAAGGCGAATGCATTCAAGTGGTGTTGTCCACCCGATTCACCGTGCCTTTGCCGGATGAACCTTTCAAGATTTATCGCCGCCTCAGACAGGCCAACCCTTCACCATTCATGTTCTACATGAAATTCCCGGACTGCTCGTCCATGGGCAAAACCTGTGGCACCACCCTGCTCGGATCATCCCCGGAAATGATGGTCAGAAGCTCGGCCGGACATCTGGAAGTACGTCCCATCGCCGGAACTCGCTGGAGAGGCGAAACCGAGAAAGAAGATATGCGTCTGGAAAAAGAACTGTTGGCCGACCCCAAAGAACGGGCCGAGCATGTCATGCTGGTCGACCTCGGGCGAAACGATCTGGGTCGTATTTCCAAACCCGGCACAGTCACCGTCGAAAAATTCATGAACGTTGAACGCTTCTCCCATGTCATGCACCTCACTTCCTATGTGGAAGGCGAGCTAAAAGACGGACTGGATGGCGTGGATGTTCTTCAATCCACCTTCCCGGCGGGAACATTATCCGGCGCACCGAAAATTCGGGCCATGGAAATTATCGCCGATCTGGAACCACAGGAACGCGGCCCTTATGGCGGCTGCATAGGCTGGATGGGGCTGGACGACGGCGTTATCTCCCTCGACACGGGCATTACCATCCGGTCCATGTGGATTCGAAACGGCATCTGCCACTGGCAGGCCGGAGCTGGCATCGTGTACGACTCGGACGCTGAATCCGAGTGGAACGAATGTCACAACAAGGCACGAGTTATTCTGGAAGTCATCACAGGCAAGGGGGGAACCGATGTTTTTGCTGATAGATAA
- a CDS encoding prephenate dehydrogenase/arogenate dehydrogenase family protein, which translates to MTEADIHTIAIAGASGQMGGLFFKAFADLGRTVIALDLPYTEDTLREALTDCDMLLLSVPVTAMKSVLDQVVPYLNGTTILCDVGSVKMLPMKAMTESYDGPVVGTHPLFGPVIPEDFTPKIAVAPGRETDTDAANKVTSLMQACGYDCFSTTAEDHDRSMAFVQGLNFTSTVAFLAAARDVEGIDNFITPSFKRRLDSARKMLTQDTELFEIISESNPFLQEVNRKFMSYLSLAAGGDLDLLADRAQWWWRNETS; encoded by the coding sequence ATGACTGAGGCAGATATACATACAATCGCCATCGCGGGCGCAAGCGGTCAGATGGGCGGGCTTTTTTTCAAAGCCTTTGCCGATCTCGGACGCACTGTCATTGCTTTGGACCTTCCATACACCGAGGATACACTCCGCGAGGCTCTCACCGACTGCGACATGTTGCTGCTCAGTGTGCCGGTAACGGCCATGAAATCCGTCTTGGACCAGGTGGTGCCGTACCTGAACGGCACCACGATCCTGTGCGATGTTGGCTCAGTCAAAATGCTCCCCATGAAAGCAATGACAGAAAGTTATGACGGTCCAGTGGTCGGTACGCATCCGCTTTTCGGACCAGTCATCCCGGAAGATTTTACACCCAAGATTGCTGTCGCGCCGGGACGCGAGACCGATACAGATGCCGCAAACAAAGTCACCAGCCTCATGCAGGCATGTGGCTACGACTGTTTCTCGACAACAGCTGAAGATCACGACCGATCCATGGCCTTTGTTCAGGGATTGAATTTCACGTCCACCGTGGCTTTTTTAGCTGCAGCCAGAGATGTGGAAGGTATTGATAACTTCATCACCCCCTCGTTCAAACGCAGATTGGACTCTGCCCGTAAAATGCTCACACAGGATACGGAACTCTTCGAGATCATCTCTGAATCGAATCCATTTCTTCAGGAAGTCAACCGCAAATTCATGTCCTACCTCAGCCTGGCCGCAGGCGGTGATCTCGATCTGCTCGCAGATCGGGCACAGTGGTGGTGGCGTAACGAAACTTCATAA
- the aroA gene encoding 3-phosphoshikimate 1-carboxyvinyltransferase has translation MTKEPIIINAPASKSLSHRTLIAAALANGVSEVSSILDSDDITRTRGCLTACGAKIDEKDGKLIVTGMESGPKGGNADGKHKDEEPHELFMHESGTTCRLMTAVAAAGYGSFKVHGAQRMHERPMAELVTALQKLGSTFEFAEKEEFLPFIMTSKGYTSKKVEITLEESSQYLSGLLLGAPLTDHETTITVTGKKAVSWPYVALTLRIMEDFKAGFEVEIKNGKKWEAVPWRSIKVVSPGKIRFIVKPTGYDPTHYRVEGDWSNASYFLAAGAVGRRPVLIKGLAADSLQGDRAIMDILSQMGASIKVTFDGILIEPSTLHGITVDMGRCPDLVPTVSAAAAFATSPTTITNVAHLRIKETDRLEACALEVSRTQAETEIVEDTLIIRPGRLPNGHAIDFTTYGDHRMAMSMSLFQLAGIDVTLDNPTCVNKSFPGFWDEWEKIIG, from the coding sequence ATGACCAAGGAACCGATTATCATCAATGCACCGGCCAGCAAGTCGCTTTCCCACCGCACACTCATCGCGGCAGCATTGGCCAACGGCGTCTCCGAAGTATCATCTATCCTCGATTCAGACGACATCACCCGCACACGCGGTTGTCTGACCGCCTGCGGAGCAAAAATCGATGAAAAGGACGGGAAACTCATCGTTACAGGCATGGAGTCCGGACCCAAGGGCGGCAATGCTGACGGCAAGCACAAGGATGAAGAACCGCACGAATTATTCATGCACGAATCCGGGACCACCTGCCGTCTGATGACCGCCGTGGCCGCTGCCGGATACGGTTCCTTCAAAGTACACGGCGCCCAGCGCATGCATGAACGGCCCATGGCCGAACTGGTGACAGCCTTGCAAAAACTCGGCTCCACATTCGAATTTGCTGAAAAAGAGGAATTCCTCCCCTTTATCATGACCAGCAAAGGCTACACCTCGAAAAAGGTGGAAATCACCCTGGAAGAAAGCAGCCAATACCTCTCCGGTCTGCTCCTAGGTGCGCCTTTGACTGACCATGAAACCACAATCACGGTCACGGGAAAAAAAGCTGTTTCCTGGCCGTATGTGGCTCTGACCTTACGCATCATGGAAGATTTCAAGGCAGGGTTCGAAGTCGAAATCAAAAACGGCAAGAAATGGGAAGCCGTACCGTGGCGCTCCATCAAGGTCGTCAGCCCTGGCAAAATTCGGTTCATTGTCAAACCGACCGGCTATGATCCGACACATTATCGAGTGGAAGGCGACTGGTCCAACGCCAGTTACTTTCTGGCCGCCGGAGCTGTTGGCAGACGCCCCGTACTCATCAAGGGACTGGCAGCTGATTCGCTTCAAGGCGACCGGGCCATCATGGATATTCTCAGCCAGATGGGCGCATCGATCAAAGTCACCTTTGACGGCATCCTCATTGAACCGAGCACCTTGCATGGTATAACCGTGGACATGGGCCGTTGCCCGGATCTGGTCCCGACAGTTTCCGCCGCCGCAGCATTCGCCACCTCACCGACCACCATCACCAATGTGGCCCATCTGCGCATCAAAGAAACCGACAGACTGGAAGCCTGTGCTCTGGAAGTATCCCGCACTCAGGCCGAAACCGAAATCGTTGAAGACACACTCATCATCCGCCCCGGCAGGCTGCCCAACGGACATGCAATAGATTTCACGACATACGGCGACCATCGCATGGCTATGTCCATGTCCCTGTTTCAATTGGCGGGTATCGACGTCACTCTCGACAATCCGACCTGTGTCAACAAATCATTCCCCGGCTTCTGGGACGAATGGGAAAAAATCATCGGATAA
- the pheA gene encoding prephenate dehydratase — protein MADKDHNDIPDLGELRESIDSVDRRIVDLLNQRANLSLGVGRYKASKGEAIYKPFREQEVMNKIAGSSPGPLPDKHLRTIYREIMSSSRHLQRPERVVYLGPEGTFSYFAAIEHMGSAASLTPKGNFEEIFRAVAEEGAELGVIPMENTIEGTVGQVVDLFMKYKVYIQAEVFSRISHSIMSKAESLKDVEVIYSHPQPLGQCRDWLRTHLPDVPTIPMESTAEAAEVVAGKKAAAVIGHIKLADMHAMNVLSQSIEDLPDNWTRFLIIGAAPSQEDRRDKTTILFTLPDKPGALARVLTTLGHQGINMTKLESRPFRGEKWKYVFFTDLECDLGGDRYQDVLEDIRQQCHTLRVLGTYPTQENRS, from the coding sequence ATGGCAGATAAAGACCACAACGATATTCCCGATCTCGGCGAACTGCGCGAGTCCATCGACTCCGTGGATCGTCGAATCGTGGACCTGCTCAATCAACGGGCAAATCTGAGCCTCGGTGTAGGCCGATACAAAGCGTCCAAGGGCGAAGCCATCTACAAACCCTTCCGCGAGCAGGAAGTCATGAACAAGATCGCGGGTTCCAGTCCCGGCCCGTTGCCGGACAAACACCTGCGCACCATCTACCGCGAGATCATGAGCTCCTCGCGCCATCTGCAACGCCCCGAGCGTGTGGTCTATCTTGGCCCTGAAGGGACCTTCTCCTATTTTGCTGCCATCGAACACATGGGCAGTGCCGCATCCCTGACTCCCAAGGGAAATTTTGAAGAAATATTCCGGGCCGTGGCCGAGGAAGGAGCCGAACTCGGCGTTATACCAATGGAAAACACGATTGAAGGCACCGTGGGGCAGGTCGTGGACTTGTTCATGAAATACAAGGTCTACATTCAGGCCGAGGTTTTCAGTCGCATCAGCCACTCGATCATGTCCAAAGCCGAATCCCTTAAGGATGTGGAGGTCATATACTCCCACCCTCAACCATTGGGCCAATGCCGTGATTGGTTGCGCACCCATCTGCCGGATGTACCGACCATCCCCATGGAATCAACAGCTGAGGCTGCCGAAGTAGTAGCAGGCAAAAAAGCTGCTGCCGTTATCGGTCATATCAAGCTGGCTGACATGCACGCCATGAACGTGCTGTCCCAATCAATTGAGGACCTGCCCGACAACTGGACACGATTCCTCATCATCGGCGCAGCTCCTTCACAAGAAGACCGACGCGACAAGACAACCATACTTTTCACTTTGCCCGACAAACCGGGTGCACTGGCCCGCGTGTTGACCACTCTGGGCCATCAAGGCATCAATATGACGAAGCTTGAATCCCGTCCATTCCGAGGTGAAAAATGGAAATATGTTTTCTTCACCGACCTCGAATGTGATTTGGGCGGCGACCGTTACCAAGACGTCCTTGAGGACATTCGTCAGCAGTGCCATACGCTGCGAGTCCTCGGCACCTACCCCACTCAGGAGAATCGATCATGA
- a CDS encoding 3-dehydroquinate synthase II family protein: MKKVIFKSIPFDKNLVTLALESGVDAVMVEKDQAKAVKSLGRVTVITPDDMPVVELTKKADEDIAIKGIRDGKDVVLKKGWEIIPVENILAQVDSLALECESLDRAVLAAGILERGCDTVVVLPEGASDLKQIVSELKLSQGTMDLQTAEVTEIESTGLGHRVCVDTISVLKKGQGMLIGNSSAFSFLVHAETESNPYVAARPFRINAGAVHAYAQMPGDKTTYLDELGAGDDVLIVGANGDTSIATVGRVKVEVRPMLLIKAAIKTKEATTEGQIFLQNAETIRVVSDKGEPVSVVTLKVGDKIMVKTDEAGRHFGMRIKEEIKEA, translated from the coding sequence ATGAAAAAAGTCATCTTCAAGTCCATCCCCTTTGACAAGAACCTCGTCACTCTGGCTCTTGAGTCCGGTGTAGACGCTGTGATGGTCGAGAAAGATCAGGCCAAGGCAGTCAAATCTCTCGGTCGAGTCACGGTCATCACTCCAGACGATATGCCCGTGGTCGAGTTGACCAAGAAAGCCGATGAAGACATTGCCATCAAAGGCATTCGTGACGGCAAGGATGTCGTACTCAAAAAGGGATGGGAAATCATTCCAGTAGAAAACATCCTTGCGCAGGTGGATTCTCTTGCTCTTGAATGTGAATCGCTGGACCGGGCTGTGTTGGCCGCAGGAATTCTGGAACGCGGTTGTGACACCGTGGTCGTATTGCCCGAAGGCGCATCCGACCTCAAGCAGATCGTCTCCGAACTCAAACTCTCGCAGGGAACCATGGACCTCCAAACCGCCGAAGTTACCGAGATCGAATCCACCGGGTTGGGACACCGCGTTTGTGTCGACACCATTTCCGTCCTGAAAAAAGGCCAAGGCATGCTCATCGGCAACTCCTCCGCCTTCTCCTTCCTTGTCCATGCAGAGACCGAATCCAATCCGTATGTGGCTGCACGCCCCTTCCGTATCAATGCGGGAGCAGTTCACGCCTATGCCCAAATGCCCGGTGACAAAACGACCTATCTGGATGAGTTAGGTGCTGGCGACGACGTGCTCATCGTGGGTGCAAATGGTGACACCAGTATAGCCACCGTAGGCCGCGTCAAAGTGGAAGTTCGGCCCATGTTGCTCATTAAGGCCGCAATCAAAACCAAAGAAGCCACCACCGAAGGTCAAATTTTCCTGCAAAACGCCGAAACCATCCGCGTTGTCTCGGACAAAGGTGAACCAGTGTCCGTCGTGACCCTCAAGGTTGGTGATAAAATCATGGTCAAAACCGATGAAGCTGGTCGACACTTCGGCATGCGCATCAAAGAAGAAATCAAGGAAGCTTAG
- a CDS encoding 2-amino-3,7-dideoxy-D-threo-hept-6-ulosonate synthase, whose product MHIGKAIRLERIFNRNTGRTIVVPMDHGVTVGPIDGLVDMREAVGKVVDGGANAVIEHKGLVRCGHRAQGKDIGLIVHLSASTSLSPFPNAKTLVASVEDAVRLGADAVSIHCNLGDETEAAMLNDFGKISSDAARWGIPLLAMVYARGSKISDEYDAKVVAHCARVGTELGADVVKVPYTGNIDTFAHVCDSCCIPVVIAGGPKLDSTEAFLQMVHDSLEAGGAGLSVGRNVFQHENPTRLVEALNMVVHADESVETALNHLNG is encoded by the coding sequence ATGCACATAGGTAAAGCCATCAGACTGGAAAGAATCTTCAATCGGAATACCGGCCGAACTATCGTAGTTCCCATGGATCACGGCGTAACCGTCGGCCCTATCGATGGGCTGGTCGATATGCGCGAGGCCGTCGGCAAAGTTGTTGACGGCGGTGCCAACGCAGTCATCGAGCACAAAGGACTGGTTCGTTGTGGACACCGAGCCCAGGGCAAGGACATCGGGCTGATCGTCCATCTGTCAGCTTCCACTTCCTTGTCTCCCTTCCCCAATGCCAAAACACTGGTCGCAAGTGTGGAAGATGCCGTCCGTCTCGGCGCAGACGCCGTTTCCATCCATTGTAACCTCGGCGACGAAACCGAGGCTGCCATGCTCAACGACTTCGGCAAAATTTCTTCTGACGCAGCCAGATGGGGCATCCCGTTGCTGGCCATGGTCTACGCTCGCGGTTCCAAAATTTCTGACGAATACGACGCAAAAGTCGTGGCCCATTGCGCCCGTGTTGGCACAGAACTCGGTGCGGACGTTGTGAAAGTCCCGTACACTGGCAACATAGACACCTTTGCCCATGTGTGCGATTCCTGTTGTATTCCTGTTGTCATAGCTGGTGGTCCCAAACTTGACAGCACAGAAGCATTTCTTCAGATGGTACATGATTCTCTGGAAGCCGGTGGCGCAGGATTGTCCGTGGGCCGCAACGTATTCCAACATGAAAATCCGACCCGTCTGGTCGAAGCGCTCAACATGGTGGTCCACGCTGACGAATCTGTGGAAACCGCTCTCAATCACCTCAATGGATAA
- a CDS encoding ammonium transporter, producing MFLRKSPNHVFRRLVTGAVVLTAALAPTFAYAEEVEYLTQSNANILWTLIAACLVMLMQAGFGCVEAGFTRAKSAGNIMMKNFLDFSVGSVIFFLFGFALMFGLDAGGFIGTSGYGLTGVGESDMMWTYTFWFFQSVFAATAATIVSGGMAERTKFSSYIIVSIVVTGVIYPISGHWAWGSLWLGDDGAGWLEGLGFCDFAGSSVVHSVGGWIALAGAMVLGPRIGKYTEDGKAKAIPGHNIPLAGLGVFILWFGWFGFNPGSTTTADNTIGLIAMNTSLAAAAGVLGAMVVSWFRYGKPDISMTFNGALAGLVGITAGCATVTPSSSMVIGLVAGVLVVLSIEFIDKVLKIDDPVGASSVHGVCGAWGTIACGLFNADGGLFFGGGASQLGVQLLGVGTFFVWAFGGGFILMTAVKALFGLRAEKDEELKGLDIAEHGSESYNGFQLFSNE from the coding sequence ATGTTTTTAAGAAAGTCCCCGAACCATGTTTTCAGGAGGCTCGTTACAGGCGCAGTAGTCTTGACGGCAGCTCTTGCCCCTACCTTTGCCTATGCAGAAGAGGTGGAATATTTGACGCAGTCCAACGCCAATATTTTGTGGACGTTGATCGCAGCATGTTTGGTCATGCTCATGCAGGCCGGTTTTGGCTGCGTTGAGGCCGGTTTCACTCGCGCTAAATCCGCAGGCAATATCATGATGAAGAACTTTCTGGATTTTTCCGTCGGTTCGGTCATTTTTTTCCTGTTTGGCTTTGCGTTGATGTTTGGTCTGGATGCAGGTGGGTTCATCGGTACTTCCGGCTACGGTCTGACTGGTGTTGGTGAGAGCGACATGATGTGGACGTACACTTTCTGGTTCTTTCAGTCCGTGTTTGCCGCTACTGCCGCGACCATCGTTTCCGGTGGTATGGCCGAGCGCACCAAGTTCTCCAGTTACATTATAGTCTCCATCGTGGTTACCGGCGTGATTTATCCCATTTCAGGCCATTGGGCATGGGGGTCGTTGTGGCTGGGTGATGACGGAGCCGGTTGGTTGGAAGGTCTCGGTTTCTGTGATTTCGCCGGGTCCTCTGTTGTCCATTCTGTTGGTGGCTGGATTGCTTTAGCCGGTGCCATGGTGCTTGGTCCCCGTATCGGCAAGTATACTGAAGATGGCAAAGCCAAGGCTATTCCCGGTCACAACATTCCGCTTGCTGGTTTGGGTGTGTTCATCCTTTGGTTCGGTTGGTTCGGTTTCAATCCCGGTTCTACGACGACAGCCGACAATACTATTGGTTTGATTGCCATGAATACTTCTTTGGCAGCCGCAGCAGGTGTTCTTGGTGCCATGGTTGTTTCCTGGTTTCGTTATGGCAAGCCTGACATTTCCATGACCTTCAACGGTGCTCTCGCAGGTTTGGTCGGCATCACTGCCGGATGTGCCACGGTTACTCCGAGTTCTTCCATGGTTATCGGTTTGGTCGCAGGCGTGTTGGTTGTCTTGTCTATTGAATTTATCGATAAGGTTCTCAAGATTGATGATCCGGTCGGTGCTTCTTCTGTCCATGGCGTGTGTGGCGCCTGGGGTACTATCGCTTGTGGTCTGTTTAATGCTGATGGCGGGTTGTTTTTTGGTGGCGGTGCATCGCAGCTTGGAGTTCAGCTTCTTGGTGTCGGTACGTTCTTTGTCTGGGCATTCGGTGGAGGTTTTATTCTCATGACTGCAGTTAAAGCTCTTTTCGGTCTTCGTGCTGAAAAAGATGAAGAACTCAAGGGATTGGATATCGCCGAACACGGTTCTGAGTCCTACAATGGATTTCAGCTCTTTTCCAACGAATAA
- a CDS encoding P-II family nitrogen regulator, with protein MKLIIAYIRPEKLNDVKQALYAKEIYSLSVSNILGSGRQKGFTETYRGVQMEVNLLKKVRLEIGVNNDFEPLAIEAIQSAGQTGTEGDGVIFVQELAKAMRIRTAEDGIL; from the coding sequence ATGAAGCTCATTATAGCATATATCAGGCCCGAAAAGCTCAATGACGTGAAGCAGGCTTTGTACGCCAAGGAGATTTACTCCCTGTCCGTGTCCAATATTCTTGGTTCCGGTCGTCAGAAAGGGTTTACTGAAACCTATCGTGGTGTGCAGATGGAAGTTAATTTGCTCAAGAAGGTTCGTCTTGAAATCGGTGTGAACAATGATTTCGAACCGTTGGCTATTGAAGCTATTCAGTCTGCCGGTCAGACTGGTACCGAAGGAGATGGTGTGATCTTTGTTCAGGAGCTTGCCAAGGCCATGCGTATTCGGACCGCTGAGGACGGTATTCTTTAG
- a CDS encoding substrate-binding periplasmic protein yields the protein MYKCVFFGCSLLILMLCALPAKAEEVVLAYDEYPPLNYTENGKACGEVIDLIREAGQRLGVGTIFIKRPFVRAIQEVEFRGIDGILGVVKTKERQKYLYYPSTGHTQDGPTLFAHTQSGVKVDSLEDTHGLTVGVIRGYQYGDRVLESLTGEIRPVKDGGTLYKMIAERRFDVGLGYSLSGEYYLKKIPGGDQVKPVLMLPALSLYLAFSKKLGSRGLELAESFSEEIDRIKKERTLMQ from the coding sequence ATGTATAAATGCGTATTTTTCGGATGTTCGTTATTGATTCTTATGCTCTGTGCTCTTCCTGCCAAAGCAGAGGAAGTGGTTTTGGCATATGATGAATATCCGCCATTGAATTATACCGAGAATGGGAAAGCCTGTGGTGAGGTTATAGACCTCATCCGTGAAGCTGGACAGCGGTTAGGCGTGGGAACGATTTTTATTAAACGACCATTTGTTAGAGCCATTCAGGAAGTTGAATTTCGTGGTATCGATGGCATTCTGGGCGTCGTAAAGACCAAAGAACGACAAAAATATTTGTATTATCCTTCAACCGGACATACTCAGGATGGACCTACACTTTTTGCGCATACGCAAAGTGGCGTGAAAGTGGATTCTTTGGAAGACACACACGGTCTCACTGTCGGTGTGATTCGAGGCTATCAATACGGTGACAGAGTGCTTGAGTCTTTGACTGGAGAAATACGGCCTGTCAAAGACGGTGGTACTCTGTACAAAATGATTGCTGAGCGCCGTTTTGATGTAGGTTTGGGATACAGTTTGTCAGGTGAGTATTATTTGAAGAAAATACCGGGTGGCGATCAGGTCAAACCCGTATTGATGCTGCCGGCACTTTCGTTGTATCTGGCTTTTTCAAAAAAACTTGGTTCCCGTGGTTTGGAACTTGCCGAGAGTTTTTCCGAAGAAATTGATCGTATCAAGAAAGAACGCACGCTGATGCAGTAG